TAATCTGTCAATAGCCCGCCCTGTTCCAGCATGTCGGCTGCTATCTGACGGTGCCCGGGCGGATAGATTCTGTCTAACCCGTGCGCCAATACACCTATAGTGGGCGTATTCGCCTTCAGCGCAGCTTTATGGGCAAGTATATCGATGCCGTAAGCCAGGCCGCTGACAATCGTTACTCCGGCCTCCGCCAGGGCATTAACCAATGCTTCGCAAACAGACCTGCCGTAAGCCGTGGGAAATCTGGTCCCCACAATATTCACTATTCTCGCAGGATTCAGATCCGTATTGCCCTTAAAGTAAAGCATCGCCGGATTGTCGGGGCAATGGAGCAGGCGCCTTGGATAAGCCGGATCCGTACAAAAAACAGGCTGTATGCCGTATTTTTCCATGAAGGCTATTTCACGCCCAATGGTATCGAAATCGCGGAAGCTAAGCAGGGCACTGGCCCTTATGGCGCCTACTGTCTCAATTCTTGTTAATTCATATTTACCGGCTTTAAATACATCGGTGGCGCAACCAAAATGTTCAATTAGTTTTTTGATAATTACATCGCCAACCATGGGAACGCGGGTTAATGCAATCTGGTACATTAATTCCTCGGGCATAACAAACAATTATTTTGTGGAATTTACAATTTTCTGCGGCTCTTTATGTTTGCAACATGAATTATTTTTGTGCGTACTAATTTTTTTTCTATGAAGATGAAATGGTTGTTAACCGGTTTGCTGATCACCAGTGCCTTCGCTTGTAAAACCACGGCTCCGGTAGCGGAAAAGAAAACAGTTCATACACAACTGATTCCGGAAGGCCCGGCATGGGCTGCATTGTGGCAACAACAATCCGGCGAATATAAAGCCCTATGCCTGCAGGCCTATCAGCTGGCTGCTTTGCGGCTCGATCAATACCTTACTGCCAAAGGCAATAAGCCGCTGGCAGTAGTAACAGATATCGATGAAACCGTACTGGATAACAGTCCTTATTCCGTTCAGCAAGCCCTGGCCGGAAAAGGATACGATGATAAAAGCTGGATGGAATGGACCGCCAAAGCCGTTGCAGACACGGTTCCTGGCGCACCTGCCTTTTTTAAATATGCCGCATCTAAAGGAGTAAAAGTATTTTATATCACCAACCGTGCTGAAAGCGAACGTGCTGCCACCCTGAAAAATCTGCAACAGTATAACTTCCCGGATGCAGATAATCAGCACCTCCTGCTGAAAACAACGACTTCAGGCAAAGAGCCCCGCCGCCTGCAGGTATTACAGCAATACGATATCGTGATGCTCTTCGGCGACAACCTGAGCGATTTCTCCGCTATCTTCGATGGGAAACCTTTTGAAGAAAGGAATGCTGCCGCTCTCGGAGCTGCGCCGAACTTCGGCAGTAAATTCATCGTTCTC
The genomic region above belongs to Chitinophaga sp. 180180018-3 and contains:
- a CDS encoding 5'-nucleotidase, lipoprotein e(P4) family, whose protein sequence is MKMKWLLTGLLITSAFACKTTAPVAEKKTVHTQLIPEGPAWAALWQQQSGEYKALCLQAYQLAALRLDQYLTAKGNKPLAVVTDIDETVLDNSPYSVQQALAGKGYDDKSWMEWTAKAVADTVPGAPAFFKYAASKGVKVFYITNRAESERAATLKNLQQYNFPDADNQHLLLKTTTSGKEPRRLQVLQQYDIVMLFGDNLSDFSAIFDGKPFEERNAAALGAAPNFGSKFIVLPNPMYGDWEGALYNFQYKLSTQEKDSIMKSKLRTIKN
- the dprA gene encoding DNA-processing protein DprA, which translates into the protein MPEELMYQIALTRVPMVGDVIIKKLIEHFGCATDVFKAGKYELTRIETVGAIRASALLSFRDFDTIGREIAFMEKYGIQPVFCTDPAYPRRLLHCPDNPAMLYFKGNTDLNPARIVNIVGTRFPTAYGRSVCEALVNALAEAGVTIVSGLAYGIDILAHKAALKANTPTIGVLAHGLDRIYPPGHRQIAADMLEQGGLLTDYPSQTQPDRQNFPRRNRIVAGISDVTIVIESGIRGGSLITADLANGYNREVCCIPGRIQDTQSAGCNELIRQNKAVLTTSANDILDLMGWQEKPVDLKKDALAQPPLFPEFSADEQLILALFREKSPMHLEELYLRSRLSGSQVAVAVFNLEMHQVVKSLPGQQYELTAGW